Genomic segment of uncultured Desulfobacter sp.:
TTTTAAAGAAGTAAGGCGTTTGCCCATGTTTGTATTGGATCTTCAAAGTTTGGAGCGATACTTTTCTGCCGGCTCGAAACTGCCTTTCATGAATAAAGCTCGGCCTATTTAGTCTTAGGAGCGATTGGGTTTTGGGTAGGGTGAAAATTTGTTTTCGTAGGATTAAAACTTCTGTTTCGTAGGAGAATCGCTTACTTTTCGTCAACCGACTTGCGACAGGATGTATACCCAATTTCCCGGATGTTGTAATGAATGAACTTTCACCGCGCCGCCCCCATGCCCTATCGTTAAAGAGATTGGAAAACAATTAGAGCGATGCACAGAAACTGCCTGGTTGACCCGTTGGAATAATTATAGTACAACCCTCTCCTTTTACAACGGTGGCCGGAAACACAGGCGTCTGGTTACGTCGATAACTTATCGGAGTTTCTATGGTTTCTGAAATTTTACCCATTTTTTTTAACGTTGTCACCCCGGTGTTTGCTCTGATATTGACGGCCTATCTTATAGGGGGCAGACTTGGCATTCAAAGCCGGTCCCTTTCCCGTACAAGCTATTATCTGCTTGTGCCGGCCTTTGTTTTCAACGTACTCAGTCAAGTCAAAATTGATCCTGTCATCGCATTCAGAATGATGATCGGTATTGTACTGGTCTATATGACTACAGGTCTCCTGGGTTGGGCACTGGCAAGGGGTATGGGACGAAGTAAAGAGATTGCCACAGCTTTTTTGATGACCTGTATTTTTGGCAATGTGGGGAATTATGGTCTGGCCCTGACAAAATTCTGCCTTGGTTCTGAATCCATGGAAAGCGCAACCATCTATATGCTCACCACCAATACCTTCTCTTTTTTCTGTTGTGTGATGGCGGCCGGTTGGTTGAAAGGCGGTGGTACAGGCGCGTTAAAAGATCTCATTAAAACACCTGGGATCACTATTGTCCCGTTGGCCCTGATTTTCCCAATTTCAGGAATTGAACCGCCAATCATGCTGGTGCGCATTGCGGGGTTGCTTGGTGATGCCATGATTCCAGTGCTGCTATTGGCTCTGGGGTTGCAGCTCAAAGAGGCGGGGAAACTAAAATTTGGCAGGGACGTTTTTCTGGTCAGCCTGATTCGCTTGATCGCGGGGCCTGTCATCGCATTTGCCGTTATTCCCCTGGTTGGCCTTTCCGGTATTGAAGCCTCTGCAGGCATTCTTCAATCGGCCATGCCGTCCGCCGTGCTTACGGCAATTATTGCCATGGAAAATGATATAGCGCCAAGCTTTGTAACTTCCGTGATCTGTATTTCCACCTTACTCAGTCTTATCTCATTGACAATCGTTATGGTGCTTCTTTAATCGCATAGAAATTTTCACTTTTTGTAGGGTCGATTGTCAGTTTTTAGCTGATGGTCCATTCCAAGACAAAAAATAAAGTGAATCTGATTTTTAAAATATAACTTGTATGACAACATACAACGTGATAATCGGTTAACATGATTTTTGGGGTAAAAGGAGATGGATCTACCTTGGTCGAAAAAAAAGTTGAAAAAAATAGTTTTAGTGCGCTTTCTCGTCCCAGACGACTTC
This window contains:
- a CDS encoding AEC family transporter — protein: MVSEILPIFFNVVTPVFALILTAYLIGGRLGIQSRSLSRTSYYLLVPAFVFNVLSQVKIDPVIAFRMMIGIVLVYMTTGLLGWALARGMGRSKEIATAFLMTCIFGNVGNYGLALTKFCLGSESMESATIYMLTTNTFSFFCCVMAAGWLKGGGTGALKDLIKTPGITIVPLALIFPISGIEPPIMLVRIAGLLGDAMIPVLLLALGLQLKEAGKLKFGRDVFLVSLIRLIAGPVIAFAVIPLVGLSGIEASAGILQSAMPSAVLTAIIAMENDIAPSFVTSVICISTLLSLISLTIVMVLL